A genomic window from Salvelinus sp. IW2-2015 unplaced genomic scaffold, ASM291031v2 Un_scaffold2902, whole genome shotgun sequence includes:
- the ube2t gene encoding ubiquitin-conjugating enzyme E2 T, with protein sequence MQRTSRLKRELQMLSMEPSPGITCWQTEGKMDELRAQIVGGAETPFEGGVFSLEIIVPDRYPFEPPKMRFLTPIYHPNIDNNGRICHDALKLPPRGAWKPSLNISTVLTSIQLLMAEPNLDDPLMADISSELKYSKQVYLEKAKRWTEKHAVQNNKGGVVETVDSVEAQVQPSALKREAQDKTEDQPKRTCL encoded by the exons ATGCAGAGGACCTCACGGCTGAAGCGCGAGTTGCAGATGCTTAGCATGGAGCCTTCACCGGGGATCACTTGCTGGCAGACCGAGGGGAAGATGGACGAGCTCCGGGCCC AAATAGTGGGCGGAGCTGAGACTCCGTTTGAAGGAGGAGTCTTCTCATTGGAGATCATAGTTCCAGACAG GTATCCCTTCGAGCCCCCTAAGATGAGGTTCCTGACCCCCATCTACCACCCCAACATAGACAACAATGGTCGCATCTGTCACGACGCCCTCAAACTACCACCcagg ggtgcgTGGAAACCTTCCCTGAACATCTCCACAGTGCTCACCTCCATACAGCTGCTGATGGCTGAACCCAACCTTGACGACCCACTTATGGCTGACATA TCATCAGAGTTGAAGTACAGCAAGCAGGTATATCTGGAGAAGGCCAAGAGGTGGACAGAGAAACACGCTGTACAGAACAACAAG ggtggtgtGGTGGAGACCGTGGACAGTGTAGAAGCTCAGGTCCAGCCGTCGGCCCTCAAGAGAGAAGCTCAGGACAAGACAGAGGATCAACCCAAGAGAACATGTCTGTAA
- the LOC112074959 gene encoding mediator of RNA polymerase II transcription subunit 9-like, producing the protein MATNQPKRGSENDDCSFLPLVHDIIKCMDKDSQDVHQELVKFKTRIHEAREQIGAMPGIDMSLSEQQHELETLREQVRTKNQLLQKYKSLCMFEVPKAS; encoded by the exons ATGGCGACGAATCAACCAAAGCGAGGAAGTGAGAACGATGATTGCTCTTTTCTCCCTTTGGTTCATGACATTATAAAATG CATGGACAAAGATAGTCAAGATGTCCATCAAGAACTGGTCAAGTTTAAGACAAGGATTCATGAAGCGCGCGAGCAGATCGGAGCCATGCCCGGAATTGACATGAGCCTGTCCGAGCAGCAGCATGAACTGGAGACGCTGCGGGAGCAAGTCCGCACCAAGAATCAGCTACTGCAGAAATACAAGAGTTTGTGTATGTTTGAGGTTCCCAAAGCGTCGTGA
- the LOC112074960 gene encoding dexamethasone-induced Ras-related protein 1-like has product MIKKISPSENEFNIPAKNCHRMVILGSTKVGKTAIISRFLNKKVEDQYTPTIEDFHRKLYCIRGDAYQLDILDTSGNHPFPAMRRLSILTGDVFILVFSLDNRDSFQEVQRLKRQIYETKSCLKNKTKENVDVPIVICGNKCDREFNRXVQNEEIEQLVAGDEQCAYYEISAKRNTNVDQMFQTLFTMAKLPNEMSPDSHRKVSLQFCEVLQNSRRKSFRNKKFKDSEVYGIVAPFARRPSVHSDLMYIKEKATGCSQGKEKDRCAIC; this is encoded by the exons ATGATTAAAAAAATATCGCCTTCTGAGAACGAGTTTAACATCCCGGCCAAAAACTGCCACAGGATGGTRATTCTAGGATCCACAAAAGTTGGCAAGACTGCTATCATCTCTCGGTTTCTGAATAAAAAAGTCGAGGACCAGTACACGCCAACAATCGAGGACTTTCATAGAAAATTATACTGCATTCGGGGAGATGCGTACCAGTTGGACATTCTGGACACCTCTGGAAACCATCCTTTCCCCGCTATGAGGAGACTCTCTATCCTTACTG gtGATGTTTTTATCTTGGTGTTCAGTCTGGATAACAGAGACTCCTTCCAAGAGGTCCAGCGCCTGAAGCGTCAAATTTACGAGACCAAGTCCTGCCTGAAAAACAAAACCAAGGAGAACGTGGATGTCCCGATAGTTATCTGCGGGAACAAGTGTGACCGGGAGTTTAACCGGGWGGTTCAGAATGAGGAGATTGAGCAGCTGGTGGCTGGTGATGAACAGTGTGCCTACTATGAGATCTCTGCAAAACGGAACACTAATGTCGACCAGATGTTTCAGACTCTTTTTACCATGGCTAAACTGCCCAACGAGATGAGCCCGGACTCTCACCGCAAAGTGTCCTTACAGTTTTGCGAAGTACTGCAAAACAGCAGAAGAAAGTCATTCAGAAATAAGAAATTCAAAGACAGCGAGGTATACGGGATTGTGGCACCGTTCGCGCGCCGACCAAGCGTGCACAGTGACTTAATGTATATCAAAGAGAAAGCTACTGGCTGCAGCCagggaaaagagaaagacagatgcGCCATCTGCTAA